GGGCTGGAGGGCACTAGGATGGGGGTAGGTATATGGTCCTACCTAGGACGCTCTCAACTCCAAGAGCATCCTCTTGAAGGATGAGTCAGAGATATTCTCAACTGCAAGTTCCAGATGATGCctggccacctcctcctcccatcaGAGCCAGCCTGTGCTGTGTTCTGTGCCTCAGGCCCTGCTGGGGTATCTGGCCCCTTCAATGACCCTGCTGTCAGGCTGACCTGAGCATCACCCTGCCAGTCCCTTACATGCCATGTGAAATAACACATGTAAGATACGTGACCCCAAACTGGCATGCATAAAGGGCCAAATACATTGTGTGTGTTACCATGGTTATCCCGGGTTGTACAGAATTCTATTATTTTGTTGCTACCAATTATAACAAAAGATGCAGAGCTTCgtcatttttacagtttttgcaGCTATCACCTCATTTTACTTCCTGTTTTATAGGCCAGTGCCTCTAAAACTGAGTGAAGGACcagttttaatattattattctaaTCCATTGTACAGCTCTACTTttgcaaaatataacaaaaattaatcactggaaaaatgaaaagaaaacagccGTGCAGTTATAAGCACCAATTTGTATTGTTAGAttcaataaacacaaaattactGCATCAAATTTCTATGAATATTTCTAAGCACTCTCAACTTCTATAATTACCTTGTTGGGAGACAGGGCACACTGATTGTGAAATGCCTTTTAAGTAACAAGGTAATAGGGGAGGAAGCTGGGACCTGGCAAAAGCTAAGCCCCTCGCTTGGGTTTGCTGACTCTGAAGCTAACTCCGTGTCACTACAGATGTTGGCCCAATCGTCTCTGTGTAGagttgaaaaaagaaagcaaacaaacaaaaaacctagcaTCTCAGAGAGGGAAAGTACCATGCCCCAACTCACACAGTAACTCGGTGGCCAGTGGATACTGGGACCATATACCTATCCCCCTGCTAAGAGCTATTTCCCCAGCCACAGATATCCTGTTTGAATTGTCCAAGGCCCTGGATGCCTACCGACTGAGTCATGCAGGACTCTGGGGGAGGTATTTTTGACCATGGGTGATTGCTGTCCTCCCCCGCATCCTCAAGCAATCCCCCGCCCTGCTATCCTGCACTTTCCCCGCCCTCAGAGACTGCGGAGACTGCACTGGCTGGTTTCAATTAATCAACTGGGTATCTTGCTGTTCCAAAAATAAATATGCCAGAGAAGGGGACACCGACAGAATGTGCATCATCGTTCCCCCTTCCTCACCCTCCAGCCCCTCTCTCCAAATGCACACAGTGTCCTGAGCCTCAGCCCGCAGATGCAGGCTCCCAGCCCACCACCCTCCAAGAAAAAGCcatctcctctctgcttctggaAAGGAATTAAGAAATGAAGTCACTGTATGCTTGTGCTACACTGGCACGACTGCCTAGAGCTGCCTGAGCCGGGCCTTATAAATATCTCCCCAAACTAGCATGCTGTGGCCAAAGCTCTCTCAATGCTCAAATCTGAGCTAGGGGAACAGCTGCCTCCTccaagcccagcccagccctctgaGAGCACGTTTTCTGAGATTCACAGAAAATAGAGCACTTGCCCCACACACAGCCCCCAAAGGCAATCCCTGGCAATAATTCAAATGTTAGCACCAAAGGCTTCTGCAaacaccaaaaaaagaagaagaagaaagataattAAAAGACACATACAGAGGCCATTGGCAGTAGGATCATTACTGTAAGTACTGTAATTATTACTGTAAGGAAAGGAGGACTCCATCCATCTTATCAGCACagaactgagacacacacacacacacatttataactAGTTAGGCTGGAGAATAATCCAGGATGTCAAAAGAATTTCTGAGATGTATTTTCGAAGGAAACTTCAGAGCACCTGAAGGAATAATTACCATCATTGAGCAATATTACCATCACAATAGCACCACGTGCCAAGTATTGTGCTAAGCACTGCTCAAGAGGTAGTGTGCCTAGGTGAAGTGGGAATCACTCAGTATTTATTTGGATGTGTAGGTaggtggatgaatagatggatgtggacggatggatggatggatggaagataGATGAGCAGGTGGATAGGTGgctagatggatagatgaatagtggatggatagatggtgaGTGTCAGTCCAtttcgcattgctataaaggaatacctgagactgggtaatttataaagaaaagagattcatttttgttcacggttctgcaggctgtataagaagcatggtgcaggcatctgcatctggtgaggcctaaggaagcttccaatcatatcagaaggcaaagagggagctgGCGTATCACATGGAGAGacagggagcaagagagatgCCGGgctctttcaaacaaccagctctcatgtgaaccagcacagcaagaactcactcatgaccacagggagggcaccaagccatggTGAAGGgtccgcccccatgacccaaacacctcccaccaggccccaccttcaacaccggggatcacatttcaacatgagatttggaggggacaaacatccaaaccatctCAGTGGGGCGTGGATGTATGGATGAATACATGGAAGAAAAATGATCTCAATCAGCAGGATCAAGGCCCTGGGGGTTTGACTAGAACCTCCATAGGCATGGGGAGTGAATATGACTTTTCCATCCCTGTTCCAATCCCTCAGTCCCCCAAATTCCCAGCCAGCCACCATCTCCTGGAAGCCCTCCAAGAAGAAGTGACATCCTTCCTGAGAAGATGAGGcccattttcttcctctcctcccatccACAGGCTTGCATAACAGATTAAGTCATCTCTGATGAAACCTGCAGCAGAGAAATCTGGGGGCCAAAATTATACAAGGAAGGTCTTGGGAGGCCCTACTGACTCAGGTCAGCTTTTTCATATCTCCTGCAGCTCAGAGTCTCACCCTATAAACTGTGCTGCCTGCTAACACACCGCCCCGAGTGATGCCTCATCCTCAGGGATCCCCAGCCTCAGAGCACAGGGAATGAGGGACCTGAGATGGGGTGCAGGAGCTCAGAAGCTAAAGTCACATGAGAAAAGGGGGCCCAACACTGTCTGAGCAACATGGTTCTAGTCACTCCCTTCCCCAGAAAACATTGTACTGGAAAGAAATACCCAAACAATCATATCTTTagtattagagaaatacaaacccaagactcttttcttttttctattctattaatTCTCTGTGATGTGGccatttttttaataatgaaagtaattttaataatggCGATGCAATGGAGGAGAGGATCCCCTCCCCATAACCAAAGTGGGAAAGGGACTAGCGGGGAAGATTGAAGCTGGAGCCTCGGCTGCAGACCCCCACACAGGCCCCTCCTGTTGATCTGATTAGTCGTTACCTCCATTCACtccctttttatttaaatagcccAGGAGCACtgctaaaaagaaaacatctcaGAACAGTTACAGGCATTAGCAAACATCTCTGCAACCTCCCACTTGGCAGGCTGTACTGGTAACAACCATGGAGCAGCTAAGTTGGTTCACTGCTGTTTAATTGACcagtggagtttttttttttttcccccagacagaatctctgttacccaggctggagtgcagtggcacgatctcaactcactgcaagctctgcttcccgagttgacaccatcctcctgcctcagtctcctgagtaactgggactacaggtgcccgccaccacgcccggctaattttttttttttttttttttttttgtatttttagtagagacggggtttcaccatggacCAGTGGATTTTACAGCCTCACATCCTTTCACCCTCATGAAGGTGAAACCACTGGAAGATTGTCATTGACTCCATCTTACAGACAAGACAGCTCAGGCTTAATGATGCTAAGTGACATCACCCATGTGTAGGCAGCTAGGAAGGTGCTTCATGCACAGCAGGGCTCGAGAGAGGTTAGGTAAGTGACGTGAGGAACCTCTGCCTGTTCACCGTCCAATCCACAGGTGCCAGTAAATCGCTGCAGGATGCATACAACTGTCCAACACCCTTCAAACCATAAAACAATAGAATTTGAGAGCTGCGGCTGTAGCACTGCCACTGAGTCACTGTTGGCTTTAAGCAAGTCACTCACCTTGAGGGGGTTGAACGAGCATGCTGTGTTGGTCAGTGGTGCCCAGGAACAACAGCAGCTTGGGCTCAACacggagcttgttagaaatacagagcCTTAAGCCCCACTCCATACTTGGGGAGTCAGAATCCTGGGGTGATGATATGGTCTGGATCTGTGTCCTCtctaaacctcatgttgaaacataatctccaatgttggaggtggggctgggtgggaagTGATTGCATCACAGAGGCAGATCCCTCGTGGCTTAGTGTTGTCCTCACAATGGTGAGAGAATTCTTGTAAGATCTGGCTGTTGCAAACTGTGGTACTCCTCCATCCCGCccagctctctctcttgctccgaCTCTCACCATGGGAGACGCCTGCTCTCCCTTCTTTTGCCATGATTGAaaactccctgaggcctcaccagaagctaagcagatgccagcaccatgcttctggCACAGATCATGACCCATGGGCCAATTAGACCTcctttctttatcaattacccagcctcaggtatgtctttagaGCAACGCAAGAATAGCCTAATACAGGTAGGGTCCAGCTGCCAAGGTTAACCTGACCTCTAGGGGATTCTGACATATGCACGCACACACCCAAAAGCTTGAGAAGCGAGTGGCTTCTGTGAGTTGAGGCTTCCCCTTGCCGCCCCTGCAGGTGGATTTCGAAGATGTGATTGCAGAGCCCGTGGGCACCTACAGCTTTGACGGCGTGTGGAAGGTGAGCTACACCACCTTCACCGTCTCCAAGTACTGGTGCTACCGCCTGTTGTCCACGCTGCTGGGTGTCCCGCTGGCCCTGCTCTGGGGCTTCCTGTTCGCCTGCATCTCCTTCTGCCACATCTGGGCGGTGGTGCCGTGCATTAAGAGCTACCTGATTGAGATCCAGTGCATCAGCCACATCTACTCACTCTGCATCCGCACCTTCTGCAACCCACTCTTCGCGGCCCTGGGCCAGGTCTGCAGCAGCATCAAGGTGGTGCTGCGGAAGGAGGTCTAAAGCCAGGTGGGGCAACGAGGGTGGCAGGGCAAGGGGcgttgggccaggctggtctccgggGAACTTCTTCACAGGGGCTGCTGGCGAGCTCTTTCTCTTTAGGGACTGCTCTATACCCCATGATGGAGCACACAGTGTAGGGAAGCCACAAAGAAAAGACAGCCCAGCCATGGAAGCACAGTGGCCCTTCgctctcccccagccccaccacgATGCCCCCATGCCTGGGCGTGAGGGAAGATCATTTGCTAAGAGGCAGCTACTGCAAGTCTTTGCGTTCACTTGTACTGTAACAACATAAACCAGCACGCAGTTCCCACCGGGGGCCAACCTGTCCACGCGCACTCAGGAAAGTGACCAGTGACCACTGGCATTAGGAGGGTGGCTCCAATAAAGGATTTTGGCTGCATTTGGGGAATGCTGCATTTTGTTCATGCCTGTAAGATTGGTCTGTGTCCTGACCAGCTCCAAAAATATACTTCACTGCCCTGAAAAACAGATACAGGGAAAgttggttgtctcttcacttggCCAAATccaaggaacagaacagagtctttTTCTTCTTCGGATTCTATTGTTTGCTGGGATTGTACATGTTCCTTGGGAGATCATGTTCAAGTGACTCCTGTTGCCTGAACCCAATAACAGGCACCAATGGAGGAAAATGGCCCTTGGGCTGGCAGGGGCAGTGACCCTCCCAGGGTACCactgagggcagggcctgggttCAAGCCTCCCTGAACCTCCCGTTTGGCTAACTGAGCCCCTGAAGTGCACAGCACTGCCATTTGACATGAAAGTACCTTCGGCCTCAAGAGATGTGAAGAAGTCACAAGGTCTAATTTGTGCGTGTGTGGACTCACTGtggaaataaaatgcaatagaaaGAGCATGT
Above is a window of Macaca thibetana thibetana isolate TM-01 chromosome 2, ASM2454274v1, whole genome shotgun sequence DNA encoding:
- the CAV3 gene encoding caveolin-3; protein product: MLGGAYSAGRDISLGTLNWSLCPKDFQPQLATRRGSPPVDPPSSAMMAEEHTDLEAQIVKDIHCKEIDLVNRDPKNINEDIVKVDFEDVIAEPVGTYSFDGVWKVSYTTFTVSKYWCYRLLSTLLGVPLALLWGFLFACISFCHIWAVVPCIKSYLIEIQCISHIYSLCIRTFCNPLFAALGQVCSSIKVVLRKEV